The genomic region CACTTTTAATGACACTAAAACGCAAATCGCGCAATTTAAGGGCAAGATTTCTTCGTATGTTTATACCACCAATGACAGCGATTTGAGTTTGAGGCCTTTTTATGAATCCTTTTTGTTAGAAAAAAAGAGCGATGATCTTTATATGGTAGATAAGGCTTTAGACGCCATTGAGATTTCAAAGTGTCAAATGGTGTTAAAAAAGCATTCAACCGATAAACTAGACAGCCAGCATAAAGCCATCAGTATTGATTTGGATTTTAAAAAAGAGCGCTTTAAGAGCGATACGGAACTTTTTTTAGAATGCCAAAGTTAGGGCGTTTATTACGACAATTTAGATTTTTTTGGGTAGCATGTTAGCGTTTCAAAGGCATGGATATTATTAAAAAGTAAGGAATGTTTATGTGGATCACCCAAGAAATCACGCCGTATTTGCGTAAAGAATACACCATAGAAGCGAAATTATTAGATGTTAGAAGCGAGCATAATATCTTAGAGATTTTTAAATCTAAGGATTTTGGTGAAATTGCGATGCTCAACCGCCAGTTGTTGTTCAAGAATTTTTTGCACATTGAAAGCGAGTTGCTCGCTCATATGGGAGGTTGCACCAAGAAAGAGCTTAAAGAAGTTTTGATTGTGGATGGGTTTGATTTGGAATTAGCCCACCAGCTTTTTAAATACGACACGCGTATAGATTTTGTGCAAGCGGATGAAAAGATTTTAGACAGCTTCATTAGTTTTTTCCCCCATTTCCATGAAGTGAAAAACAACAAGAATTTCACGCACGCTAAACAACTTTTAGATTTAGACATTAAAAAATACGATTTGATCCTTTGCTTGCAAGAGCCAGATATTCATAAAATAGATGGTTTAAAAAGAATGCTTAAAGAAGATGGGGTGTTTATTTCGGTAGCCAAACACCCGTTATTAGAGCATGTGAGCATGCAAAACGCCCTTAAAAACATGGGCGGAGTTTTTTCTGTTGCCATGCCTTTTGTAGCGCCTTTAAGGATTTTGAGCAATAAGGGTTATATTTACGCTTCTTTTAAAAACCACCCCTTAAAAGATTTAATGGTGCCAAAAATAGAAGCGCTAACAAGCGTGAGATACTATAACGAAGACATCCATAGGGCCGCATTCGCTTTGCCTAAAAATTTACAAGAAGTCTTTAAAGACAATATCAAATCTTAAAATGATCTTAAAAAACGCTATCGCTCTCACAGGGGGGATAGGTACCGGTAAAAGCACCACCCTTAAAATATTGGAATCGCAAGGTTATGAGATCCTAGATGCGGATAAGATCGCTCATCAATTATTACAAGGGCATCGGCTAGAAATCGCCCAACATTTTGGATCAGATATTTTAGAAAAAGATATTTTAAACAGAAAAAAACTTGGCGCGATCGTGTTTCAAAATCCTAATGAGTTAAAATGGCTAGAAGATTTTTTGCACC from Helicobacter pylori harbors:
- the speE gene encoding spermidine synthase (catalyzes the formation of spermidine from putrescine and S-adenosylmethioninamine), whose translation is MWITQEITPYLRKEYTIEAKLLDVRSEHNILEIFKSKDFGEIAMLNRQLLFKNFLHIESELLAHMGGCTKKELKEVLIVDGFDLELAHQLFKYDTRIDFVQADEKILDSFISFFPHFHEVKNNKNFTHAKQLLDLDIKKYDLILCLQEPDIHKIDGLKRMLKEDGVFISVAKHPLLEHVSMQNALKNMGGVFSVAMPFVAPLRILSNKGYIYASFKNHPLKDLMVPKIEALTSVRYYNEDIHRAAFALPKNLQEVFKDNIKS